The genome window TCGCGGTGAGGACCCGCGCTGGTCCGCTGCAGGGAAAGGTCCTTGCGCTCATTTAACCGGAGTAACTTCAAAAAATCTGTATCGGGTAGCTCACTTTTATACGCTAGGGTTACTTGCTCACGAGCATCGGCCAGCTGCTCATAGTGGCGCTGAAAAACCGGCTCGAACTCAGCTAAGAATTCTTGTCGCCGTTTCACCAATTGTTCTCCAATGGGCGCCAATTGTTCATCTAGCACCAGAAGATAGTCCCGGTCGTAACCAGCTTGCCGGTCAGCGGCCAACTTAAGCAAGGAGTTGCGCTGCTTAAGTAAGTGGCTATAGCGAATCAAGTTCTCTAAGTATTCATGGTCGAGCTGAGAAATGAGGCTGTCGAAGTACTTGCGGCGCTCCTCGCTACCCTGCCGAATCAGGTCGGTATCGTAAGGAGAAATCAGCACAACCGGGTAGCGCCCAATGTGGTCCGAGATTCGTTCGTAGGGCTGCTTGTCGTGGGTTAAGGTTTTCTTCTGGCCCTGGCGCAAGCTGCACTGGATAGTTTCGGGCTTCTCAGCTGGCTCCGTGCGAAACCGGCCTTTCACCACAAAGAACTCCGCCCCCTGCTTGATGCTCTGGGCATCAGAGGTAGTAAAAGCGCTTTTGGTCAGGGAGAGGTAGTGGATGGCATCCAGCAGATTCGTCTTGCCACTTCCGTTGTCACCCACAAAACAGTTGATGTGGGGCGAGAGGCCTAAGTTGGCTTCTTCGTAGTTTTTGAAGAACAGTAAGTGGAGGCTTTCGAGTATCATGCGTAGGGTTCGGAATTGCAATCCTTTTACGTACTTTCGCATCCCAAACGCG of Hymenobacter sublimis contains these proteins:
- the recF gene encoding DNA replication/repair protein RecF (All proteins in this family for which functions are known are DNA-binding proteins that assist the filamentation of RecA onto DNA for the initiation of recombination or recombinational repair.); translated protein: MILESLHLLFFKNYEEANLGLSPHINCFVGDNGSGKTNLLDAIHYLSLTKSAFTTSDAQSIKQGAEFFVVKGRFRTEPAEKPETIQCSLRQGQKKTLTHDKQPYERISDHIGRYPVVLISPYDTDLIRQGSEERRKYFDSLISQLDHEYLENLIRYSHLLKQRNSLLKLAADRQAGYDRDYLLVLDEQLAPIGEQLVKRRQEFLAEFEPVFQRHYEQLADAREQVTLAYKSELPDTDFLKLLRLNERKDLSLQRTSAGPHRDDVTFLMDGLAVKGYGSQGQQKSFAIALKLAQFEVLAQHKHHKPLLLLDDIFDRLDEKRITRLMQLVANHTFGQIFLTDTHLERTDRVLATLSDDIRRFRVESGTVTPL